From the Bdellovibrio reynosensis genome, one window contains:
- a CDS encoding TraR/DksA family transcriptional regulator: protein MTSRISENLMMECRRKLLMAKQDVLNRFRTAQRELVHTEKGGDEADQSVAHIEEHSFLVSQERMRNQLLEIEMALGRIEQGTFGICEETEEVIEADRLLAIPWTRLSIEGAELREAVSRRFAR, encoded by the coding sequence ATGACGAGTCGTATATCTGAAAACTTAATGATGGAGTGTCGCAGGAAACTTTTAATGGCGAAGCAAGATGTCCTTAATCGCTTCCGCACTGCACAGCGCGAGCTCGTTCATACAGAAAAAGGCGGAGACGAAGCCGATCAATCCGTCGCCCACATCGAAGAACATTCTTTTTTAGTTTCTCAAGAAAGAATGAGAAATCAGCTTCTTGAAATTGAAATGGCACTAGGCCGCATCGAACAAGGCACTTTCGGAATTTGTGAAGAGACTGAAGAAGTAATCGAAGCAGATCGCCTACTTGCAATTCCATGGACACGTTTAAGCATTGAAGGCGCAGAGTTAAGAGAAGCAGTCAGTCGTAGATTTGCACGGTAA
- a CDS encoding TraR/DksA family transcriptional regulator: MNATELSEKDLQDLRESLLFQKSSILNKTHEFKEEQSNLSSVADEAEIASLDITTNISIHLHERDRTALYAIEKALGKIADGTYGQCEACSEMINARRLQARPFTALCIECMEEQESHSNLFQ; the protein is encoded by the coding sequence ATGAACGCAACCGAACTTTCGGAAAAAGACCTACAAGATTTAAGAGAATCTTTGTTATTTCAAAAGAGCTCTATTCTTAATAAGACACACGAGTTCAAAGAAGAACAATCCAATCTTTCATCAGTTGCTGATGAAGCAGAGATCGCTTCTTTAGATATCACAACAAATATTTCTATTCACTTGCATGAGCGTGATCGCACTGCTCTTTATGCAATTGAAAAAGCACTAGGTAAAATTGCTGACGGGACCTACGGCCAATGTGAAGCTTGCAGCGAAATGATCAATGCTCGCCGACTTCAGGCCAGACCATTCACAGCCCTTTGTATTGAGTGCATGGAAGAACAAGAAAGCCATTCTAATTTGTTCCAATAA
- a CDS encoding Sec-independent protein translocase subunit TatA/TatB, whose translation MSEIIVLGVLALIVIGPKELPELARSIGRFLNELKRTTNVLQDELKEQVRLDRLDLRGDEAVTPPSIDPATTGHHIAAPPADPQQMELTDQSSAEEKKEEHKPS comes from the coding sequence ATGTCTGAAATCATTGTATTGGGAGTTCTTGCTCTGATCGTCATCGGTCCGAAGGAGCTTCCTGAATTAGCGCGCTCCATCGGCCGCTTTCTTAATGAATTAAAACGAACAACCAATGTGCTTCAAGACGAATTAAAAGAACAAGTTCGTTTAGATCGTCTAGATCTGCGCGGCGATGAAGCTGTGACCCCACCTTCGATTGATCCAGCAACAACGGGGCATCATATTGCTGCGCCACCTGCTGATCCACAACAAATGGAACTAACAGATCAATCTTCCGCTGAAGAAAAAAAAGAAGAGCATAAGCCATCATGA
- the tatC gene encoding twin-arginine translocase subunit TatC yields the protein MRSEELDSRAQSLYEHLAELRKRLINCVLILLVATCVCYYFSEQIFNFVRAPIAPYLPGGGLIYTGPMDKFVAHLKLSVVCAILVSCPFWLYQVWKFVAPGLYQKEKSYTFGFILSGTILFFLGTMFSYYIALPMAFEFLMSFGGTTDKPMISIEAYMGFFTQMCLMFGVAFELPLIIVILGMIGLVSQKFLRQNRRYAVMILAIVSAIITPPDLLSMSLMLVPMVLLYEISVIIVGIFEKKRTASINERE from the coding sequence ATGAGAAGCGAAGAATTAGATTCACGAGCGCAATCTCTTTACGAACATCTGGCAGAACTGCGTAAGCGTCTTATCAATTGCGTACTGATTTTATTGGTAGCAACTTGCGTGTGTTATTACTTCAGCGAACAGATTTTTAATTTTGTCAGAGCACCCATCGCTCCTTATCTCCCCGGCGGCGGGCTAATTTATACTGGCCCCATGGATAAGTTTGTAGCGCACTTAAAACTTTCTGTGGTCTGCGCGATCTTGGTTTCTTGTCCGTTTTGGTTGTACCAGGTTTGGAAGTTCGTAGCCCCAGGTCTTTATCAAAAAGAAAAAAGCTACACTTTTGGATTCATCCTTTCGGGAACAATTCTGTTTTTCCTGGGAACTATGTTTTCCTATTACATCGCTTTACCTATGGCTTTTGAATTCTTAATGAGTTTCGGTGGCACCACAGATAAGCCGATGATCTCGATTGAAGCCTATATGGGATTTTTCACCCAAATGTGTTTAATGTTCGGGGTTGCATTCGAACTACCACTGATCATTGTTATCTTGGGAATGATTGGCTTAGTAAGCCAAAAATTTCTACGTCAAAACCGTCGCTACGCTGTGATGATTTTGGCGATCGTATCAGCCATCATTACTCCACCAGATCTTTTAAGCATGTCCCTAATGCTTGTTCCAATGGTTCTGCTATATGAGATTTCCGTCATTATCGTGGGAATTTTTGAAAAGAAAAGAACAGCTTCTATAAACGAACGCGAATAA
- the hemW gene encoding radical SAM family heme chaperone HemW: protein MAFGVYVHIPYCIQRCTYCDFATYEQSKILPPDQYVELLFKEIRQKHRYYPPQSLDTIYFGGGTPSLIPAHLIVAIIKELGRFGFTTRPDTEITIEINPATINKEKLKIYLDNGVNRFSVGAQTFDDRLLKMVHREHSAKQTLETLDLLREHNLNFSFDILFALPSQTVDGLKNDVKIAIEQGAKHISPYCLTVPDGHPLSKGRPLEEEQVEMFDIIANELTAKGFQQYEISNFALPGFESRHNMLYWVDEPYWSLGLSSHSYSKESAWGTRYWNINNINDYQKQILAFDGQEFASPAKHLPENQFEILEMHQALTDFCHTSMRLMRGLNVAQLQNKFPQNVSDKVLSILARLQEKSWVKNDSGHWYLTREGLVLSNRVFQELTFLSEDV from the coding sequence ATGGCATTTGGCGTCTACGTTCACATTCCTTACTGTATTCAGCGCTGCACTTATTGTGACTTCGCGACTTACGAGCAAAGTAAAATCTTGCCGCCGGATCAGTACGTGGAACTTCTGTTTAAAGAGATCCGCCAGAAGCATCGTTACTATCCACCACAAAGTCTTGATACGATCTACTTCGGTGGAGGAACGCCAAGTCTGATTCCTGCTCATCTTATTGTAGCTATTATCAAAGAGCTGGGTAGGTTTGGGTTTACAACTAGACCGGATACTGAAATCACAATTGAAATCAATCCGGCTACCATCAACAAAGAAAAGTTAAAAATCTATCTTGATAATGGCGTGAACCGATTCAGTGTTGGTGCTCAAACTTTTGATGATCGTTTGTTAAAAATGGTTCACCGCGAACATTCAGCAAAACAAACTTTGGAAACGCTGGACCTTTTGCGGGAGCACAATCTTAATTTCAGTTTCGATATTCTTTTTGCCCTACCTTCCCAAACTGTTGATGGATTGAAAAACGACGTAAAGATCGCAATCGAACAAGGTGCAAAGCACATTAGCCCCTATTGCTTAACAGTTCCTGATGGACATCCACTTTCAAAAGGTCGTCCGCTGGAAGAAGAGCAAGTAGAGATGTTTGATATTATTGCCAACGAACTGACTGCCAAAGGATTTCAGCAGTACGAAATTTCAAACTTTGCACTGCCAGGCTTTGAATCACGACACAATATGCTTTATTGGGTTGATGAACCCTATTGGTCCCTAGGATTAAGTTCCCATAGTTATTCCAAAGAATCTGCTTGGGGAACCCGTTACTGGAACATCAATAACATCAACGATTACCAGAAGCAGATATTGGCTTTTGATGGGCAAGAGTTCGCTAGCCCCGCAAAACACCTTCCTGAAAACCAATTTGAAATTCTTGAAATGCATCAAGCCCTCACGGACTTTTGTCATACTTCGATGCGTCTTATGCGCGGCCTAAATGTGGCGCAACTTCAAAACAAATTCCCACAAAATGTCAGCGATAAGGTGCTAAGTATTTTAGCGCGCCTTCAAGAAAAATCCTGGGTTAAGAATGACTCTGGGCATTGGTATCTCACGCGTGAAGGACTGGTTCTTAGCAACCGAGTTTTTCAAGAACTTACATTCTTGTCTGAAGACGTCTAA
- a CDS encoding DnaJ C-terminal domain-containing protein: protein MSKKDFYSILGVPRTATADELKKAYRKLAMQYHPDKNPGDKKSEEKFKEISEAYDVLSDTKKREMYDQFGHAGSQQGFGGGPGGFGGFGGFGGAGAAGAGAGGGHGDPFQDIFGDVFGDIFGGGRAGGQRTRRQQQAKGTDLRYTLNISFEDSALGVEKIISFIRHRGGKEESAKLAVNVPAGVKEGQRLKLAGEGDLPSGASSPGDLYVIMHIQEHPLFKRNENDVILDLPISFTDAIIGTNVEVPTLTGKAMIRIPPGTHSGQTFRLKGKGFPKIGGFGSGDMLVKVLVDTPDHLTNKQKELVEELAKSVESTPMVKAFQEKVAQIMRNRK from the coding sequence TTGTCTAAGAAGGACTTTTACTCCATATTGGGTGTTCCAAGAACAGCAACGGCTGATGAACTAAAAAAAGCTTATCGCAAGCTTGCTATGCAATATCATCCGGATAAAAACCCGGGTGATAAAAAGTCTGAAGAGAAATTCAAAGAAATTAGCGAAGCCTATGATGTTCTAAGTGATACCAAGAAACGCGAAATGTATGACCAGTTCGGCCATGCTGGTTCCCAACAAGGGTTCGGCGGTGGACCTGGAGGTTTCGGTGGCTTTGGCGGTTTCGGTGGCGCAGGTGCTGCTGGGGCCGGTGCAGGCGGTGGTCATGGTGACCCCTTCCAGGATATTTTCGGTGATGTCTTCGGGGACATTTTTGGTGGTGGTCGCGCTGGTGGACAGCGCACTCGCCGTCAGCAACAGGCTAAGGGCACTGATCTTCGCTACACTTTAAATATCTCATTTGAAGATTCCGCTTTAGGGGTTGAAAAAATCATCAGCTTCATTCGTCACCGTGGGGGCAAAGAAGAATCAGCAAAGCTTGCTGTGAATGTTCCCGCAGGCGTAAAAGAAGGCCAGCGTTTAAAACTTGCCGGTGAAGGAGATCTGCCTTCAGGCGCAAGCTCCCCTGGTGATCTTTATGTGATCATGCATATTCAAGAGCATCCGTTATTTAAACGAAACGAAAATGATGTCATCTTGGATCTTCCTATTAGCTTTACTGACGCCATCATCGGTACCAACGTTGAAGTACCAACTTTGACTGGCAAAGCGATGATTCGTATTCCGCCAGGAACACATTCAGGACAAACTTTCCGTCTTAAAGGAAAGGGTTTTCCGAAGATTGGCGGCTTTGGCTCTGGCGATATGCTGGTCAAAGTTTTAGTCGATACTCCAGATCATTTAACGAATAAGCAAAAAGAACTCGTCGAAGAATTGGCGAAATCTGTTGAGTCCACCCCGATGGTGAAAGCCTTTCAGGAAAAAGTGGCACAAATCATGAGGAACAGAAAATGA
- a CDS encoding penicillin-binding protein activator — protein MTLKFSLLMGACLLVSCTTVATKKRPPFKAPVAATTKKPRTMGGMTPSKPPVGKEPVAEAPAEPAKPVDGLVYLKGLVNQSVQAPNKAEQEKHRLHAIDIVENKLNDEQLEEVADSSDYGYLRAHAMFRLGELALERKDSSEAKKYFNGVIEFLPGSDLALRSQDLISHLDAAKNVKSEVVGVVLPLSGKNAAQGQRALRGLEMGLGLHIPGSGFQLAVMDSEGNPDSARRGVERLVKEDNVIAIVGSLLSKTAPAVAAKSDELGVPSLALSQRSGLTEIGSNIFRNSLTSGMQVRALVRTAMEDLGMKKFAILYPNDAYGTEFTNIFWDEVLARGGQITAVQIYSTKETDFRLVIQRLVGTYYGEARMDEFAVRNKELQQSDKKRSARHSNIETVLPPITDFDAIFIPDSVKAMGQIAAMLSYNDVKNVKLLGTNLWNTKDVARRAGNFVNDLIFVDSVSPAAQTKSRFFAEYKSVYNEDPSLIEIQAYDAGLILRQLVASGATTRTELSSRLTQLKRFPGALGPLSMNNDREIERPLTALTVSKGEVAPLSLTK, from the coding sequence ATGACATTGAAGTTTTCTTTGTTAATGGGTGCTTGCCTTTTAGTTTCTTGCACTACGGTCGCAACTAAAAAAAGACCGCCGTTTAAAGCTCCGGTGGCAGCCACGACAAAAAAACCTCGTACCATGGGTGGAATGACTCCATCCAAACCTCCCGTTGGAAAAGAACCTGTGGCGGAAGCCCCGGCTGAGCCAGCTAAACCTGTTGATGGCCTAGTATACCTTAAGGGGCTTGTGAACCAATCTGTGCAAGCTCCAAACAAAGCAGAGCAAGAAAAACATCGCCTTCATGCAATTGATATAGTTGAAAATAAATTAAATGATGAGCAGCTAGAAGAAGTAGCAGACTCTTCTGACTATGGTTATCTAAGAGCCCACGCGATGTTTCGCTTAGGCGAACTAGCTTTAGAAAGAAAAGATTCTTCTGAAGCTAAAAAGTATTTTAATGGTGTGATCGAGTTTTTGCCAGGCAGTGATTTAGCTTTACGCTCTCAGGATTTAATATCTCATTTGGATGCGGCGAAAAATGTTAAATCAGAAGTCGTCGGAGTTGTTTTGCCATTAAGTGGTAAAAACGCAGCCCAAGGTCAACGCGCTTTGCGTGGCCTTGAGATGGGTCTTGGTTTACATATTCCTGGTTCAGGCTTTCAATTAGCTGTGATGGATAGTGAAGGCAATCCAGACTCTGCTCGACGTGGGGTTGAACGCTTAGTGAAAGAAGATAACGTCATTGCGATTGTGGGAAGCTTGCTTAGTAAAACCGCTCCCGCAGTAGCTGCTAAGTCAGACGAATTAGGTGTGCCGTCGTTAGCTCTTTCCCAACGTTCAGGACTGACTGAAATCGGTTCTAATATTTTTAGAAATTCACTTACAAGCGGCATGCAAGTAAGAGCCTTAGTTCGAACAGCCATGGAAGATTTAGGAATGAAGAAGTTTGCAATTCTTTACCCTAATGATGCTTACGGCACTGAGTTTACAAATATCTTTTGGGATGAAGTTTTAGCGCGCGGTGGACAAATCACAGCGGTGCAAATTTATTCTACCAAGGAGACTGACTTTCGCTTAGTGATTCAACGTCTAGTTGGAACTTATTATGGTGAAGCCCGTATGGATGAATTCGCTGTTCGCAATAAAGAGCTGCAACAGTCTGATAAAAAACGTTCAGCACGACATTCGAATATTGAAACTGTGCTGCCGCCGATTACTGACTTTGATGCGATTTTCATCCCCGATAGCGTAAAAGCCATGGGCCAGATTGCAGCGATGCTTTCTTATAACGATGTGAAGAACGTAAAACTTTTAGGAACAAATCTTTGGAATACCAAAGACGTCGCCCGTCGCGCAGGCAATTTTGTTAACGATTTAATTTTCGTCGATAGCGTTTCACCAGCAGCGCAGACGAAGTCGCGCTTTTTTGCTGAATACAAAAGTGTCTATAACGAAGACCCTTCACTTATTGAAATTCAAGCCTATGATGCGGGTCTAATCCTGCGTCAGTTAGTCGCTTCGGGCGCCACCACTCGAACTGAGCTATCGTCGCGTCTGACGCAGCTGAAGCGGTTTCCAGGGGCTTTAGGACCTTTAAGCATGAATAATGATCGTGAGATCGAACGTCCATTAACCGCTTTAACCGTATCTAAAGGTGAAGTGGCTCCCCTTAGCCTTACCAAATAG
- a CDS encoding nucleotide exchange factor GrpE encodes MSEENNSQNPNQTQGSSQGDAAPASDLQKLQEQAEKFKNDYLYLRAEFENYKRNAVKERSDLLKYGGERFIRDLLDVVDNFERALQVNVTAETISTFKQGIDMTAQELKSLLQKHNVTEVPSHGAAFDPAVHEALGSEPTDAVAPGHISKVYKKPYKLHDKVIRTGQVVVGKKPE; translated from the coding sequence ATGTCGGAAGAAAATAACTCTCAAAATCCAAACCAAACACAAGGTTCGTCGCAAGGTGATGCCGCTCCTGCCTCTGATCTTCAAAAGCTTCAAGAGCAAGCAGAGAAGTTCAAGAATGATTATCTTTATCTAAGAGCTGAGTTTGAAAACTATAAACGTAACGCCGTTAAAGAACGCAGTGATTTACTGAAATACGGTGGCGAGCGTTTTATTCGTGATCTTCTTGATGTGGTTGATAATTTCGAACGCGCTTTGCAAGTGAACGTAACCGCTGAAACTATTTCTACCTTCAAACAAGGTATTGATATGACCGCTCAGGAACTAAAGTCCCTGCTGCAAAAACATAACGTCACTGAAGTTCCTTCTCACGGTGCTGCTTTTGATCCTGCCGTTCATGAAGCGTTGGGTAGCGAGCCTACAGATGCTGTGGCGCCTGGACATATTTCTAAGGTTTATAAAAAACCATATAAGCTTCACGACAAAGTGATCCGCACAGGACAAGTGGTCGTTGGTAAAAAGCCAGAATAA
- a CDS encoding acetyl-CoA carboxylase biotin carboxyl carrier protein subunit, translated as MYFEAELKGKKYKVDVSEHKSSWKVSLQEEGKDWLHYDISKNDYKEAEQYISFLFEGKSYLIDVIGQDTEYTVFTRNSFRAIKVFNDEMLLHESLKKGGGFGGDNELKSGMPGKIIEIFAKEGDIVKANKPLLIMEAMKMENEMRASRDVKIKEIKVKQGDSVESGAVLIKFEEP; from the coding sequence ATGTATTTTGAAGCAGAACTTAAAGGGAAAAAGTATAAAGTCGACGTGAGCGAACACAAAAGCTCATGGAAGGTGTCTTTGCAAGAAGAAGGCAAAGACTGGCTTCACTACGACATTTCAAAAAATGACTATAAAGAGGCCGAGCAGTACATCAGCTTCCTTTTTGAGGGAAAATCTTACTTGATCGACGTAATCGGTCAAGACACTGAATATACTGTGTTTACTCGTAACTCGTTCCGCGCAATCAAGGTCTTCAATGATGAAATGCTTCTACATGAATCATTGAAAAAAGGCGGCGGTTTCGGTGGTGATAACGAGCTTAAATCCGGGATGCCAGGTAAGATTATTGAGATCTTTGCGAAGGAAGGCGACATCGTGAAGGCCAATAAGCCGCTTTTAATTATGGAAGCGATGAAAATGGAAAACGAAATGCGCGCTTCTCGTGATGTAAAAATCAAAGAGATCAAAGTGAAGCAAGGTGACTCGGTTGAATCCGGAGCCGTGCTGATCAAGTTCGAAGAACCGTAG
- a CDS encoding M16 family metallopeptidase — MSKKFQLKNGLKVLFLESHKSPVVSVQMWVKTGSADEKKGEEGISHFIEHLVFKGTRKYGVGEIASTVEGSGGELNAYTSFDQTVFYVTISKQFSDVALDVISEMMGFPTFDPKEIDNEREVVIEEIKRGQDSPGRRASQLLFTNVFKKHPYGLPVIGYDKVIRKVSAKKILDYYHSRYVPSNMYLVIAGDFESKEMRKKVDQMFGDFEPYKLKKVSRPKEPAQKDIRIKVEQAKFEQTTGYLTWRIPNVKHKDIAALEVLSAILGQGDSSRLMQSLRIREPITNSVGSFSYSMQDDGLFAVSFNLEKENLGKALNTLIPELIKMIEEPPTAAEVQKAITNFASHEVYSVETVDNIARKAGSNEFYYQDHDYYRKYMRQVYSLKPLDIQKVAKKYLKPDNFGLSLMTNMDKKAAEKILRSFAKDLKASLSKAKIGPKKEKFVAKKFKINTEAVKHTPETDRIVLSSGATLLIREQKDTPYVAMKAAFLGGLRVENNNETGLTELFSRNWLSGSKNFTEDDINLKVDEMAAGFGAFGGRNSAGLSMDYLSPFEDKMLEVYADTLLAPQFPESILQREKVVIKNQIKSRNDSPAQICVLNFMEEIFKGHPYSRDLIGDDKSIDAITSAQLKKYYERIVHAKNVTFSVVGDVNKDKWVKALEEITKQMPKGERITNSFEVAPLKENKKRFYELKKEQTNIIVGYRGLTLRDPKRYTLEIIQSILSGQGGRLFIELRDKNSLAYSVSPMHMEGIECGYFGGYIACSPEKTQKAIQMLHDEFKKLADTKISEEELMRAQRYLIGRHDIELQRKSTVTNAILFDDIYGLDYRESLDVADKYFAVTAEDVQDLAQKIFAQPHVLSVVGPSDVK, encoded by the coding sequence ATGTCTAAAAAATTTCAACTAAAAAACGGTCTTAAAGTCCTTTTCTTAGAAAGTCATAAGTCACCTGTGGTCTCAGTTCAAATGTGGGTGAAAACGGGCTCTGCCGATGAAAAAAAGGGAGAAGAGGGCATTTCTCACTTTATCGAGCACTTGGTTTTTAAAGGCACCCGCAAGTATGGCGTCGGCGAAATTGCCTCGACAGTGGAAGGTTCTGGCGGGGAGCTAAATGCCTATACATCCTTTGACCAAACTGTTTTTTACGTCACTATTTCTAAGCAATTTTCTGATGTCGCTTTGGACGTGATCAGCGAAATGATGGGCTTCCCAACGTTTGATCCAAAAGAAATTGATAACGAGCGTGAAGTTGTTATCGAGGAAATCAAACGCGGGCAAGACAGCCCTGGTCGCCGCGCAAGCCAGCTTCTTTTCACTAACGTATTTAAAAAACATCCCTATGGTTTACCGGTCATAGGTTATGACAAAGTGATTCGCAAAGTATCTGCGAAGAAAATCTTGGACTACTATCATAGCCGTTATGTTCCTTCGAACATGTATCTAGTTATCGCCGGTGATTTCGAATCCAAAGAGATGCGCAAAAAAGTCGACCAGATGTTCGGCGATTTCGAACCGTATAAACTTAAAAAAGTATCTCGCCCTAAGGAACCAGCGCAAAAAGATATTCGCATCAAAGTCGAACAAGCGAAGTTTGAACAAACAACAGGTTATCTTACTTGGCGTATTCCTAATGTAAAACACAAGGACATCGCAGCTCTTGAGGTGCTATCAGCAATCTTGGGGCAAGGTGATTCCTCACGCCTGATGCAAAGCCTGCGCATTCGTGAGCCTATAACGAATTCAGTTGGATCATTTAGTTATTCCATGCAGGATGACGGTCTTTTTGCTGTTTCATTTAACCTAGAAAAAGAAAATCTAGGTAAGGCCCTGAACACGCTAATCCCTGAGTTAATCAAAATGATAGAAGAGCCACCAACCGCGGCAGAAGTGCAAAAGGCGATCACTAACTTCGCTAGCCATGAAGTCTACTCTGTGGAAACTGTGGATAACATTGCCCGTAAAGCGGGAAGTAACGAGTTTTACTATCAAGATCACGACTACTATCGTAAATACATGAGACAAGTTTATTCTTTAAAGCCCCTAGATATTCAAAAGGTCGCGAAGAAATATTTGAAACCAGATAATTTTGGTCTTTCACTAATGACTAACATGGATAAAAAGGCGGCCGAAAAAATCCTGCGCAGTTTTGCGAAGGACCTAAAAGCCTCTTTAAGCAAAGCTAAGATCGGCCCGAAAAAAGAAAAATTCGTTGCGAAGAAATTTAAAATTAATACTGAAGCGGTTAAACACACGCCTGAAACTGATAGAATCGTTCTATCATCAGGAGCGACGTTGCTAATTCGCGAGCAAAAAGACACTCCATACGTTGCAATGAAAGCCGCGTTCCTGGGTGGATTAAGAGTCGAGAACAACAATGAAACAGGTTTAACTGAACTCTTTTCACGCAACTGGCTTTCAGGATCGAAAAACTTTACTGAAGATGATATCAATCTAAAAGTGGACGAAATGGCAGCAGGTTTTGGCGCCTTTGGCGGCAGAAACTCTGCAGGTCTTTCAATGGATTATTTATCACCCTTTGAAGATAAGATGCTTGAGGTCTACGCCGACACGCTACTAGCGCCTCAATTCCCTGAAAGTATTTTACAGCGCGAAAAAGTGGTGATTAAAAATCAAATTAAATCCCGCAACGACAGCCCGGCACAAATTTGCGTTTTAAACTTCATGGAAGAGATTTTTAAGGGTCATCCTTATTCTCGCGACCTTATCGGTGATGATAAAAGTATCGATGCAATCACCTCAGCGCAGTTAAAAAAATATTACGAGCGCATCGTTCACGCTAAAAACGTAACCTTCTCGGTGGTAGGGGACGTTAATAAAGACAAGTGGGTGAAGGCTTTAGAGGAAATCACTAAACAAATGCCTAAAGGTGAACGTATCACCAATAGCTTTGAAGTTGCGCCACTTAAGGAAAATAAAAAACGTTTCTACGAACTAAAAAAAGAACAAACCAACATCATTGTTGGTTATCGTGGACTGACGTTGCGCGATCCAAAACGCTATACGCTTGAAATCATTCAGTCGATTCTAAGCGGGCAGGGCGGAAGATTATTTATCGAACTTCGAGATAAAAACTCCCTAGCGTACTCCGTTTCCCCTATGCACATGGAAGGTATTGAATGTGGATATTTCGGTGGATATATCGCGTGTTCACCTGAAAAAACGCAAAAAGCTATTCAAATGCTTCATGATGAATTTAAAAAATTAGCTGATACAAAAATTAGCGAAGAAGAATTGATGCGCGCACAAAGATACCTGATTGGTCGCCATGATATCGAATTACAAAGAAAGAGCACGGTTACCAACGCCATCTTGTTCGACGATATTTATGGCCTTGATTATCGTGAAAGCCTTGATGTGGCAGACAAGTATTTTGCAGTGACGGCGGAAGACGTCCAAGACTTGGCACAAAAGATCTTTGCACAACCTCATGTGCTTAGTGTGGTTGGCCCAAGCGACGTGAAATAA